In Firmicutes bacterium ASF500, a single genomic region encodes these proteins:
- the sasA_4 gene encoding Adaptive-response sensory-kinase SasA, whose protein sequence is MTLKKRMAVFLAAGAAALTAILFMSRFDNKYTMSGPLTQDGALVISASVLEEGPVWAPYGWELFPGILLEPGSEAAGLPVYVGQVQTWAVFHEDSSPYGQASFRLMLEGPEEPETVSLWLPEVFSACRVYVNGALAGRSGELSPNYRPLARDLTVSFPLSGRTEVVIQAENWSHYYSGMTYPPAVGTPQAVAELTAGRTALYALMTFSALAVALYSLAAWQGRDMGEQTHLWLAGMTLSFALRISYPLRLLHGVRLIGLTYALEDGAAMAGIWCALGLALELGRMEGPWAKGVRRLAFAMIPLAAAVPVWVLPQVPALTPAYGIWMSLWRLASALALVAAALRGGLLARTAWPAAGTAVYAVSLFWSVVSINRFEPARGAWPDEWGGYVLVLCFSALMVSRSLAMSRENRRLNERLQEEVERQTGQIAGLVGERQELLSEFLHDLKSPLSSLISYARLVRENDVLLDGRTRIQLEVILGKSEEMARQLRMMQQFNSDNPIASQWERLDLTRFTAAFYQKFQPDVEVSGPDFRLELPQEPCMVRADPEKLSRALQNLLFNAVSFTPEEGEIVLRLRKEGAYARLSVRDTGPGLDPAVQDQVFQRGVTTRGGEGGEGLGLFIVQSVAREHGGRAEVRSRRGKGAEFSILLPTL, encoded by the coding sequence ATGACTCTGAAAAAACGAATGGCCGTCTTTCTGGCCGCCGGTGCGGCGGCGCTGACGGCAATCCTGTTTATGAGCCGTTTCGACAATAAGTATACCATGTCCGGCCCACTGACGCAAGACGGAGCGCTGGTGATAAGCGCTTCTGTTTTAGAGGAGGGGCCGGTCTGGGCCCCCTACGGCTGGGAGCTGTTCCCCGGCATTCTCCTGGAGCCGGGGAGCGAGGCGGCGGGCCTGCCCGTCTATGTGGGCCAGGTGCAGACCTGGGCCGTCTTTCATGAGGACAGCTCCCCCTATGGACAGGCCAGCTTCCGCCTGATGCTGGAGGGGCCGGAGGAGCCAGAGACCGTCTCTCTCTGGCTGCCCGAGGTGTTTTCTGCCTGCCGGGTGTATGTCAACGGGGCGCTGGCGGGCCGGTCAGGGGAGCTTTCTCCCAACTACCGCCCCCTGGCCCGGGACCTGACCGTCTCCTTCCCACTGTCCGGGCGGACGGAGGTGGTGATTCAGGCGGAAAACTGGTCCCACTACTACAGCGGCATGACCTATCCCCCCGCTGTGGGCACGCCTCAGGCGGTGGCCGAGCTGACGGCGGGCCGGACGGCTCTCTACGCCCTGATGACCTTCAGCGCCCTGGCGGTGGCCCTGTACTCCCTGGCCGCGTGGCAGGGCAGGGACATGGGGGAACAGACCCACCTGTGGCTGGCGGGGATGACCCTGTCCTTCGCTCTGCGGATCAGCTATCCCCTGCGCCTGCTCCACGGGGTCCGGCTGATCGGGCTGACCTATGCGCTGGAGGACGGGGCGGCGATGGCGGGCATCTGGTGCGCCTTGGGGCTGGCCCTGGAGCTGGGCCGGATGGAGGGCCCCTGGGCGAAGGGGGTCCGGCGGCTGGCCTTTGCCATGATCCCGCTGGCGGCGGCGGTCCCAGTGTGGGTACTGCCCCAGGTCCCGGCCCTGACCCCGGCGTATGGAATCTGGATGTCCCTCTGGCGGCTGGCCTCCGCGCTGGCGCTGGTGGCGGCGGCCCTGCGGGGCGGGCTTCTGGCCCGGACGGCCTGGCCGGCGGCGGGGACGGCGGTGTACGCGGTGAGCCTGTTTTGGTCGGTGGTGAGCATCAACCGCTTTGAGCCGGCCCGGGGGGCGTGGCCCGACGAGTGGGGCGGATATGTGCTGGTGCTCTGCTTTTCCGCCCTGATGGTGTCCCGGAGCCTGGCTATGTCCCGGGAAAACCGCCGTCTCAACGAGCGCCTCCAGGAGGAGGTGGAGCGGCAGACCGGCCAGATCGCCGGGCTGGTGGGGGAGCGGCAGGAGCTTCTGTCCGAGTTCCTCCATGACTTGAAGTCCCCTCTGTCCTCCCTGATCTCCTACGCCCGGCTGGTCCGGGAGAACGACGTGCTCCTGGACGGCCGGACCCGGATTCAGCTGGAGGTCATTCTGGGGAAGAGCGAGGAGATGGCCCGCCAGCTGCGGATGATGCAGCAGTTCAACTCGGATAACCCCATCGCCTCCCAGTGGGAGCGGCTGGACCTGACCCGGTTTACCGCCGCCTTTTACCAAAAATTTCAGCCAGACGTGGAGGTGAGCGGCCCCGATTTCCGGCTGGAGCTGCCCCAGGAGCCCTGTATGGTCCGGGCCGACCCGGAGAAGCTGAGCCGGGCGCTGCAAAATCTGCTGTTCAACGCCGTCAGCTTCACCCCGGAGGAGGGGGAGATCGTCCTCCGCCTGCGGAAGGAGGGGGCGTACGCCCGCCTGTCTGTCCGAGACACCGGCCCGGGTCTGGACCCGGCGGTCCAGGACCAGGTGTTTCAGCGGGGGGTCACCACCCGGGGCGGCGAGGGGGGCGAGGGCTTGGGCCTGTTTATCGTCCAGTCGGTGGCCCGGGAGCACGGAGGCCGGGCGGAGGTCCGCTCCCGCCGGGGGAAGGGGGCCGAGTTTTCCATTTTACTGCCCACCTTATGA
- the srrA_2 gene encoding Transcriptional regulatory protein SrrA — MATAGEKQELRILVADDDRELLDSIEDYFTAAGFQVLRAGTGAMALELIRRVRLDCVVLDVGLPDQNGFDLCAQLRAHSSVPVIFLSCYTEEEHRVRGLSLGGDDYVCKPFSMKELELRVRARIRGRGAPAPPAVLSFGPLTIDTGVRRVTYGEKEGDFARIEFDILAFLAQYPGRVFSYEQIYDGIWQEPMGRSRHNLQARVASMRQKLTELCGGKNYVSTVRRKGYSFTP; from the coding sequence ATGGCGACAGCAGGGGAAAAGCAGGAGCTCCGTATTCTGGTCGCGGACGACGACCGGGAGCTCCTGGACAGCATTGAGGACTATTTTACCGCCGCCGGCTTTCAGGTGCTGCGGGCGGGTACCGGGGCGATGGCCCTGGAGCTGATCCGCCGGGTGCGCCTGGACTGCGTGGTGCTGGACGTGGGCCTGCCCGACCAGAACGGCTTTGACCTGTGCGCCCAGCTGCGGGCCCACAGCTCGGTGCCCGTCATCTTCCTGTCCTGCTACACCGAGGAGGAGCACCGGGTCCGGGGCCTCTCTCTGGGGGGCGACGACTATGTGTGCAAGCCCTTCTCCATGAAGGAGCTGGAGCTCCGGGTGCGGGCCCGTATTCGGGGCCGGGGCGCGCCTGCTCCCCCGGCGGTCCTGTCCTTCGGACCGCTGACCATCGATACCGGCGTCCGCCGGGTCACCTACGGCGAAAAGGAGGGGGACTTTGCACGCATTGAGTTTGACATCTTGGCCTTTCTGGCTCAGTACCCCGGGCGGGTGTTCTCCTACGAACAGATCTACGACGGCATCTGGCAGGAGCCCATGGGCCGGAGCCGCCACAACCTCCAGGCCCGGGTGGCCTCCATGCGGCAGAAGCTGACGGAGCTGTGCGGCGGTAAGAACTATGTCAGCACCGTGCGCCGCAAGGGGTATTCCTTTACGCCGTGA
- the rsbV gene encoding Anti-sigma-B factor antagonist translates to MNIKLVKRPPSGAELRLEGRLDTSSAAAAQEAFLKVAGEYAQIELNFAGLAYVSSAGLRALLMLQKQTNRTGGSLTLTHVSPAIMEVFEMTGFSGILNIQE, encoded by the coding sequence ATGAACATTAAACTGGTAAAACGTCCTCCCAGTGGCGCGGAGCTTCGCCTGGAGGGGCGGCTGGATACCTCCTCTGCCGCCGCGGCTCAGGAGGCGTTTTTGAAGGTGGCCGGGGAGTACGCGCAGATTGAGCTGAATTTTGCCGGCCTGGCCTATGTGAGCAGCGCGGGCCTGCGGGCTCTGCTGATGCTCCAGAAGCAGACCAACAGGACAGGGGGCAGTCTGACCCTCACCCATGTGAGCCCGGCCATTATGGAGGTCTTTGAGATGACCGGCTTCAGCGGCATTTTGAACATTCAGGAGTAA
- the ywrD gene encoding Glutathione hydrolase-like YwrD proenzyme, translated as MPQYDPGKYTYPSRRNVVFAKNGMACTSTPLGAQVGLEVLKAGGNAMDAAVAMAAGMPLFEPTGNGLGSDAFALVWVEKEKRLYGLNASGAAPAALSTDIVKGLGFAAMPTEGWIPTMVPGAPAGWAELNRRFGTKPLTELFAPAIAYARQGVPVPVNVARQWAKDAPRIKAAMERDPAPHACWWSSFMKADGSPYQAGDLFRWEACAATLEELAATSCESFYRGPLMEKIVSFSRETGGYFTEDDFRGYHPEWVEPISVDYRGYTVCEIPPNGHGITVLMALNILNGLELPRERESAGTYHKIMEAIKLAFADTRTYVADPRYMKTRVADLLSESYAAKRRALVTGRALTPEAGDPSCGGTIYLCTADGEGNMVSWIQSNYTTFGAGVAVPGTGISLQNRGANFSLDPASDNCLAGGKKSYHTIIPGFLMKDGEAVGPFGVMGAFMQPQGHVEVLVNTIDFHMNPQEALDAPRVQWTGGKHIQLEREVSPKIAQTLAEMGHEVEVIDDPIDMGRGQIIWRTGGGLLIGGTEPRCDGSIAAW; from the coding sequence ATGCCCCAGTACGACCCTGGCAAGTATACATACCCCTCCCGCCGCAATGTGGTGTTCGCCAAAAACGGGATGGCCTGTACCTCGACGCCCCTGGGGGCCCAGGTGGGGCTGGAGGTGCTGAAGGCGGGCGGCAACGCTATGGACGCCGCCGTGGCTATGGCGGCGGGGATGCCCCTCTTTGAGCCCACCGGCAACGGCCTGGGCTCCGACGCCTTCGCCCTGGTGTGGGTGGAGAAGGAAAAGAGGCTCTACGGCCTCAACGCCAGCGGGGCGGCCCCCGCCGCGCTCAGTACGGATATTGTGAAGGGATTGGGCTTCGCGGCCATGCCCACCGAGGGCTGGATTCCCACCATGGTTCCCGGAGCCCCCGCCGGGTGGGCCGAGCTGAACCGCCGCTTCGGCACGAAGCCCCTGACAGAGCTCTTCGCCCCCGCCATTGCCTACGCCCGGCAGGGGGTTCCCGTCCCGGTGAATGTGGCCCGCCAGTGGGCCAAGGACGCCCCCCGGATCAAAGCGGCGATGGAGCGGGACCCCGCGCCCCACGCCTGCTGGTGGTCCTCCTTCATGAAGGCGGACGGCTCCCCCTATCAGGCGGGGGACCTGTTCCGCTGGGAGGCCTGCGCCGCCACCCTGGAGGAGCTGGCGGCCACCAGCTGCGAGAGCTTCTACCGGGGACCTCTGATGGAAAAAATCGTCTCGTTCAGCCGGGAGACCGGGGGGTACTTTACCGAGGACGACTTCCGCGGCTATCATCCGGAGTGGGTGGAGCCCATTTCCGTCGATTACCGGGGGTATACCGTTTGTGAGATACCCCCCAACGGCCACGGGATCACTGTGCTCATGGCACTGAACATCCTGAATGGCCTGGAGCTCCCTCGGGAGCGGGAGAGCGCCGGTACCTACCACAAGATCATGGAGGCCATCAAGCTGGCCTTTGCCGACACCAGGACCTATGTGGCCGACCCCCGGTATATGAAGACCAGGGTGGCCGACCTGCTGTCCGAAAGCTACGCGGCGAAGCGCCGGGCTCTGGTGACCGGCAGAGCCCTCACCCCGGAGGCGGGGGACCCCTCCTGCGGCGGCACCATCTATCTGTGTACCGCCGACGGGGAGGGAAATATGGTGTCCTGGATTCAGAGCAACTACACCACCTTCGGCGCGGGGGTGGCCGTGCCGGGGACGGGCATCTCCCTGCAAAACCGGGGGGCGAACTTCTCCCTGGACCCCGCCAGCGACAACTGCCTGGCCGGGGGAAAGAAGTCCTACCACACCATCATCCCCGGCTTCCTCATGAAGGACGGGGAGGCGGTGGGCCCCTTCGGGGTGATGGGGGCCTTTATGCAGCCCCAGGGCCACGTGGAGGTGCTGGTGAACACCATCGACTTCCACATGAACCCCCAGGAGGCCCTGGACGCCCCCAGGGTGCAGTGGACCGGCGGGAAGCACATTCAGCTGGAGCGGGAGGTCTCCCCAAAGATTGCCCAAACGCTGGCGGAGATGGGCCACGAGGTGGAGGTCATCGACGACCCCATCGACATGGGCCGGGGGCAGATCATCTGGCGGACCGGCGGAGGCCTGCTGATTGGCGGCACCGAGCCCAGGTGCGATGGGAGCATCGCGGCCTGGTAG
- the hrcA gene encoding Heat-inducible transcription repressor HrcA — protein MTLSDRKKRILRAIVETYIATAEPVGSKAVAQLAGLDVSTATIRNEMADLTEHGYLEQPHTSAGRVPSAAGYRLYVNELMDRQQLTIQETQRINDALNLKMEELDRVIDRAGKVLSQLSDYPVFTVAAAKERVTVKRFDLLMVEDNAFIAVVMTDNSVVKNKLIHIPGGLSDPQLQMLSAVLNSSFVGLSREEMEETLDKMETRTAPGAFELIAMVVEFSMEVLADQGQQKVRTAGITHLLEHPEYHSLDKAKPLMAYLSDEGDAPRLPATLDTGKNMNILIGPENVNDALKDSSVVMASYDIGDNMRGVIGVVGPTRMDYAKVTARLSYFADSLTRMFGKELPAPEEPKE, from the coding sequence GTGACACTGTCGGACCGGAAAAAGCGTATCCTGCGGGCGATTGTAGAAACCTACATCGCCACCGCCGAGCCGGTGGGCTCCAAGGCCGTGGCTCAGCTGGCCGGGCTGGACGTTTCCACCGCCACCATCCGAAACGAGATGGCCGACCTCACCGAGCACGGCTATCTGGAGCAGCCCCACACCTCCGCCGGGCGGGTGCCCTCCGCCGCCGGCTACCGGCTCTATGTCAACGAGCTGATGGACCGCCAGCAGCTCACCATTCAGGAGACCCAGCGCATCAACGATGCGCTCAACCTGAAAATGGAGGAGCTGGACCGGGTCATTGACCGGGCGGGCAAGGTGCTCTCCCAGCTCAGCGACTACCCCGTCTTTACCGTGGCGGCGGCCAAGGAGCGGGTCACCGTAAAGCGGTTCGACCTTCTGATGGTGGAGGACAACGCCTTTATCGCCGTGGTGATGACCGACAACAGCGTGGTAAAAAACAAGCTCATCCATATCCCCGGCGGGCTGAGCGACCCGCAGCTGCAAATGCTGTCGGCGGTGCTCAACTCCTCCTTTGTGGGCCTGTCCCGGGAGGAGATGGAGGAGACGCTGGACAAAATGGAAACCCGCACCGCACCGGGGGCCTTTGAGCTCATCGCGATGGTGGTGGAGTTTTCCATGGAGGTGCTGGCCGACCAGGGGCAGCAGAAGGTCCGCACCGCCGGGATCACCCATCTTTTAGAGCACCCCGAGTACCACAGCCTGGACAAGGCGAAGCCCCTGATGGCCTACCTCAGCGACGAGGGCGACGCCCCTCGCCTGCCCGCCACCCTGGACACCGGTAAAAATATGAACATCCTCATCGGGCCGGAAAACGTAAACGACGCCCTGAAGGACAGCAGCGTGGTTATGGCCAGCTACGACATCGGGGACAACATGCGGGGTGTGATCGGGGTGGTGGGCCCCACCCGGATGGACTACGCCAAGGTGACCGCCCGGCTGTCCTACTTCGCCGATAGCCTCACCCGGATGTTCGGCAAGGAGCTGCCCGCCCCGGAGGAGCCCAAAGAATAA
- the grpE gene encoding Protein GrpE: MSKKKEKNPVQEAAAAPEEILEEQAGEAEAVEPEAEPQADTPGEEPESVPEEAPAQEQLVPKEQFLRLAAEYDNYRKRTAKEKESLWTDAKADTIQAFLPVYDNLERAMKQDTSDEAYKKGVEMTMNQLKEVFAKLGVTEIEAEGKPFDPNLHNAVMHIEDENFGENTVAQVFQAGFMLGEKVIRFAMVQVAN; encoded by the coding sequence GTGAGTAAGAAGAAAGAAAAGAACCCCGTTCAGGAGGCCGCCGCGGCCCCGGAGGAGATTCTGGAGGAGCAGGCCGGAGAAGCGGAGGCCGTTGAGCCGGAAGCTGAGCCCCAGGCCGATACCCCCGGCGAGGAGCCGGAGTCCGTCCCCGAGGAGGCCCCCGCTCAGGAGCAGCTGGTCCCCAAGGAGCAGTTCCTCCGGCTGGCCGCCGAGTACGACAACTACCGCAAGCGCACCGCCAAGGAGAAGGAATCCCTTTGGACCGACGCCAAGGCGGACACCATTCAGGCCTTCCTCCCCGTCTATGACAATCTGGAGCGGGCTATGAAGCAGGACACCTCCGACGAGGCCTATAAAAAGGGCGTGGAGATGACCATGAACCAGTTGAAGGAGGTCTTCGCCAAGCTGGGCGTCACCGAGATCGAGGCGGAGGGCAAGCCCTTTGACCCCAACCTCCACAACGCCGTCATGCACATCGAGGACGAGAATTTTGGAGAGAACACCGTGGCCCAGGTCTTCCAGGCCGGCTTTATGCTTGGAGAGAAGGTTATCCGGTTCGCGATGGTTCAGGTAGCCAATTAG
- the dnaK gene encoding Chaperone protein DnaK, whose protein sequence is MGKIIGIDLGTTNSCVAVMEGGDAVVIANAEGNRTTPSVVAFSKDGERMVGQVAKRQAITNPDRTISSIKREMGSDYRAEVDSKKYTPQEISAMILQKLKADAEGYLGQTVTEAVITVPAYFTDAQRQATKDAGKIAGLEVKRIINEPTAAALAYGVDKEDAQKIMVYDLGGGTFDVSILDIDDGVIEVLATAGNNRLGGDDFDKCVMDWMVAEFKKAEGVDLSGDKVAMQRLKEAAEKAKIELSGVTTTAINLPYITADATGPKHLDLTLSRAKFNELTHHLVEATMGPVRQAMGDAKLQAGDLHKVLLVGGSSRIPAVQEAVKGITGRDGFKGINPDECVAMGAALQGGVFTGDVKDLLLLDVTPLSLGIETAGGVMTKIIDRNTTIPAHGSQVFTTYSDNQTSVEVKVLQGEREMAQYNKQLGVFMLDGILPARRGDPKIEVTFDIDANGIVNVSAKDQGTGREQHITITSSTNMSKEEIDKAMREAEQFAAEDKKAREAADIRNNGDQTAYQVEKTLGEVGDKIPAEDKAKVQAALDHLKETLKGADINAIKDATEAVNKEFAEVGSKIYGQAGQPGPGPDMGGGFTGQPQSGPAGDGVVDADYEVVDDDQK, encoded by the coding sequence ATGGGAAAAATCATTGGCATCGACTTAGGTACGACTAACAGCTGCGTGGCGGTGATGGAGGGCGGCGACGCCGTCGTCATCGCCAACGCCGAGGGCAACCGCACCACCCCCTCCGTCGTGGCCTTTTCCAAGGACGGCGAGCGCATGGTGGGTCAGGTAGCCAAGCGTCAGGCCATCACCAACCCCGACCGGACCATCAGCTCCATCAAGCGGGAGATGGGCTCCGACTACCGGGCGGAGGTGGACAGCAAGAAGTACACCCCCCAGGAGATCAGCGCTATGATTCTCCAGAAGCTGAAGGCGGACGCCGAGGGCTATCTGGGCCAGACCGTCACCGAGGCGGTCATCACCGTCCCCGCCTACTTCACTGACGCCCAGCGTCAGGCCACCAAGGACGCCGGCAAGATCGCCGGTCTGGAAGTCAAGCGCATCATCAACGAGCCCACCGCCGCCGCTCTGGCCTACGGCGTGGACAAGGAAGACGCCCAGAAGATCATGGTCTACGACCTGGGCGGCGGCACCTTCGACGTGTCCATCCTGGACATTGACGACGGGGTCATTGAGGTTCTGGCTACCGCCGGCAACAACCGGCTGGGCGGCGACGACTTTGACAAGTGCGTCATGGACTGGATGGTAGCCGAGTTCAAAAAGGCCGAGGGCGTGGACCTGTCCGGCGACAAGGTCGCCATGCAGCGCCTCAAGGAGGCCGCCGAGAAGGCCAAGATCGAGCTGTCCGGCGTCACCACCACCGCCATCAACCTGCCCTATATCACCGCCGACGCCACCGGCCCCAAGCACCTGGATCTGACTCTCAGCCGGGCCAAGTTCAACGAGCTGACCCACCATCTGGTGGAGGCCACCATGGGCCCCGTCCGTCAGGCCATGGGCGACGCCAAGCTCCAGGCGGGCGACCTGCACAAGGTTCTCCTGGTAGGCGGCTCCAGCCGCATCCCCGCCGTTCAGGAGGCCGTCAAGGGCATCACCGGCCGGGACGGCTTCAAGGGCATCAACCCCGACGAGTGCGTTGCCATGGGCGCGGCCCTCCAGGGCGGCGTGTTCACCGGCGACGTGAAGGACCTGTTGCTGCTGGACGTTACCCCCCTGTCCCTGGGCATCGAGACCGCCGGCGGCGTGATGACCAAGATCATCGACCGCAACACCACCATCCCCGCCCACGGCAGCCAGGTGTTCACCACCTACTCCGACAACCAGACCTCCGTGGAGGTCAAGGTCCTCCAGGGCGAGCGGGAGATGGCCCAGTACAACAAGCAGCTGGGCGTGTTCATGCTGGACGGCATCCTCCCCGCCCGCCGGGGCGACCCCAAGATTGAGGTCACCTTCGACATTGACGCCAACGGCATTGTGAACGTGTCCGCCAAGGACCAGGGCACCGGCCGGGAGCAGCACATCACCATCACCTCCTCCACCAACATGAGCAAGGAGGAGATCGACAAGGCCATGCGTGAGGCCGAGCAGTTCGCCGCCGAGGACAAGAAAGCCCGTGAGGCCGCCGACATCCGCAACAACGGCGACCAGACCGCCTATCAGGTGGAGAAGACCCTGGGCGAGGTGGGCGACAAGATTCCCGCCGAGGACAAGGCCAAGGTTCAGGCCGCTCTGGACCACCTGAAGGAGACCCTGAAGGGGGCCGACATCAACGCCATCAAGGACGCCACCGAGGCCGTCAACAAGGAGTTCGCCGAGGTGGGCTCCAAGATCTACGGCCAGGCCGGCCAGCCCGGTCCCGGCCCCGACATGGGCGGCGGCTTCACCGGTCAGCCCCAGTCCGGCCCCGCCGGCGACGGCGTGGTGGACGCGGACTATGAGGTCGTGGACGACGACCAGAAGTAA
- the dnaJ_2 gene encoding Chaperone protein DnaJ — translation MAEQKRDYYEVLGLSKGASEEELKKAYRKLAKQYHPDVNPGNQDAEAKFKEINEAYAILSDPEKKARYDQFGFAGVDPSYGGGGGGFGFDMGDIDLGDIFGSFFGGGFGGFGGGGGRRNGPQKGESLRVNLALTFEEAAFGCTKEIDLSRTEPCEECKGSGCAAGTTAETCPDCRGAGQVRIQRGAGGFAFSTTTVCSKCKGAGKLIHTPCKKCGGAGSVRKKQRISVTIPAGIDDGQAVSMRGQGNAGTNGGPSGDLLVRVQVKPHPQFQRDGITVLYEQPISFYQAAMGAELEIPTIDGKVKYNLPAGTQTGTTFRLRGKGIPDLSSRGQRRGDQYVTVKVQVPTSLNGEQKAALNAFGAAMGEYVQEGGFKGLFEKKKKKK, via the coding sequence ATGGCGGAACAAAAACGAGATTATTATGAGGTCCTGGGCCTGTCCAAGGGGGCGTCTGAGGAGGAGCTGAAAAAGGCCTACCGCAAGCTGGCCAAGCAGTACCACCCGGACGTGAACCCCGGAAATCAGGACGCGGAGGCCAAGTTCAAGGAGATTAACGAGGCCTATGCCATTCTGTCCGACCCGGAGAAGAAGGCCCGGTACGACCAGTTCGGCTTCGCCGGGGTGGACCCCAGCTACGGCGGCGGGGGCGGCGGCTTCGGCTTCGACATGGGGGACATCGACCTGGGCGACATCTTCGGCTCCTTCTTCGGCGGGGGCTTTGGGGGCTTCGGCGGCGGCGGAGGCCGCAGGAACGGCCCCCAGAAGGGAGAGAGCCTGCGGGTCAACCTGGCCCTCACCTTCGAGGAGGCGGCCTTCGGCTGCACCAAGGAGATCGACCTGAGCCGGACCGAGCCCTGTGAGGAGTGCAAGGGCTCCGGCTGCGCGGCGGGCACCACCGCCGAGACCTGTCCCGACTGCCGGGGGGCCGGTCAGGTGCGCATCCAGCGTGGGGCGGGGGGCTTCGCCTTCTCCACCACCACGGTGTGCTCCAAATGCAAGGGCGCCGGCAAGCTGATTCACACCCCCTGCAAGAAGTGCGGCGGGGCGGGCAGCGTACGGAAGAAGCAGCGCATTTCGGTCACCATCCCGGCGGGCATCGACGACGGTCAGGCCGTCTCCATGCGGGGTCAGGGCAACGCCGGGACCAACGGCGGACCTTCCGGCGACCTGCTGGTGCGGGTCCAGGTGAAGCCCCACCCCCAGTTCCAGCGGGACGGCATCACCGTGCTCTACGAACAGCCCATCAGCTTCTATCAGGCGGCGATGGGCGCGGAGCTGGAGATCCCCACTATTGACGGCAAGGTGAAGTACAACCTCCCCGCCGGCACCCAGACGGGGACCACCTTCCGCCTCCGGGGCAAGGGCATTCCCGACCTGAGCAGCCGGGGCCAACGGCGGGGCGATCAGTACGTCACCGTCAAGGTCCAGGTACCCACCTCCCTCAACGGCGAGCAGAAGGCCGCGCTTAACGCCTTCGGCGCGGCCATGGGCGAGTACGTCCAGGAGGGGGGCTTCAAGGGGCTCTTTGAAAAGAAGAAAAAGAAAAAATAA
- the dtd3 gene encoding D-aminoacyl-tRNA deacylase, whose amino-acid sequence MRLFDTHAHYDSGAFNADRMEVLASMPEAGVELILNPGCDLPNSQTAVELAEKFPFVYAAVGVHPSDCEGFSQNTLDGLRTLAAHPKVRAVGEIGLDYYWKDNPPREFQREVFHAQLELAEELQLPVIVHDREAHQDCLEVVRAHPKVTGVYHCYSGSLEDAKTLVKLGWMLSFTGVVTYKNARRSLEVIDWLPMDRIMIETDSPYLTPEPFRGKRNDSRKIYRVAETIAQVKGLEAEEVARITLENGKRFFEIAL is encoded by the coding sequence ATGCGCCTGTTTGATACCCACGCCCACTATGACTCCGGGGCCTTCAACGCCGACCGGATGGAGGTGCTCGCCTCCATGCCCGAGGCCGGGGTGGAGCTGATTCTCAACCCCGGCTGTGACCTGCCCAACTCTCAGACGGCGGTGGAGCTGGCGGAGAAATTTCCCTTTGTCTACGCCGCCGTTGGGGTCCACCCCTCCGACTGCGAGGGCTTTTCTCAAAACACACTGGACGGCCTGCGGACCCTGGCCGCTCACCCCAAGGTGCGCGCCGTCGGCGAGATCGGCCTGGACTACTACTGGAAGGACAACCCGCCCCGGGAGTTTCAGCGGGAGGTTTTCCATGCCCAGCTGGAATTAGCGGAGGAATTACAACTCCCCGTTATCGTCCACGACCGGGAGGCCCACCAGGACTGCCTGGAGGTAGTGCGGGCCCACCCCAAGGTCACCGGGGTGTATCACTGCTACTCCGGCAGTCTGGAGGACGCCAAGACCCTGGTCAAGCTGGGCTGGATGCTCTCCTTCACCGGGGTGGTCACCTATAAGAACGCCCGCCGGTCCCTGGAGGTCATCGACTGGCTCCCCATGGACCGGATTATGATCGAGACCGACTCCCCCTACCTCACCCCCGAGCCCTTCCGGGGCAAGCGCAACGACTCCCGCAAGATCTATCGGGTGGCGGAGACCATCGCCCAGGTCAAGGGGCTGGAGGCGGAGGAGGTTGCCCGGATTACGCTGGAGAACGGAAAACGGTTTTTCGAAATCGCGCTGTAG
- the infC gene encoding Translation initiation factor IF-3 produces the protein MISESGEQLGIMSSQEALRLAEERNLDLVKISPNAVPPVCKLMDYGKYRFEQTKREKEARKNQRVVEIKEIRMSPSIDVNDFNVKLRNAQKFLSEGNRCKITVRFRGREMAHTNIGQDLLVKFAEECGEIAVLDKSPKLEGRHMSIFLSPKPAKDKK, from the coding sequence TTGATCTCGGAGTCCGGCGAACAGCTGGGCATCATGTCCTCTCAGGAGGCTCTGCGCCTGGCAGAGGAGCGCAATTTGGATCTGGTCAAGATCTCCCCCAACGCCGTACCCCCGGTGTGCAAGCTTATGGATTACGGCAAATACCGGTTCGAACAGACCAAGCGCGAGAAGGAAGCCCGCAAGAATCAGCGGGTAGTGGAGATCAAGGAGATTCGCATGTCTCCCAGCATCGATGTCAACGACTTCAATGTGAAGCTGCGCAACGCCCAGAAATTCCTGAGCGAGGGCAACCGGTGCAAGATCACCGTCCGGTTCCGCGGGCGGGAGATGGCCCATACCAACATCGGCCAGGATCTGCTGGTCAAGTTTGCCGAGGAGTGCGGCGAGATCGCCGTTTTGGACAAGTCCCCCAAGCTGGAGGGCCGTCACATGTCCATTTTCCTGTCACCCAAGCCTGCTAAGGACAAAAAGTAA